One window of the Alligator mississippiensis isolate rAllMis1 chromosome 5, rAllMis1, whole genome shotgun sequence genome contains the following:
- the THRB gene encoding thyroid hormone receptor beta (The RefSeq protein has 2 substitutions compared to this genomic sequence): protein MSGYIPSYLDKDELCVVCGDKATGYHYRCITCEGCKGFFRRTIQKNLHPTYSCKYEGKCVINKVTRNQCQECRFKKCIFVGMATDLVLDDSKRLAKRKLIEENREKRRREELQKTIGHKPEPTDEEWELIKIVTEAHVATNAQGSHWKQKRKFLPEDIGQAPIVNAPEGGKVDLEAFSQFTKIITPAITRVVDFAKKLPMFCELPCEDQIILLKGCCMEIMSLRAAVRYDPESETLTLNGEMAVTRGQLKNGGLGVVSDAIFDLGMSLSSFNLDDTEVALLQAVLLMSSDRPGLVCVERIEECQEGFLLAFEHYINYRKHHVAHFWPKLLMKVTDLRMIGACHASRFLHMKVECPTELFPPLFLEVFED from the exons GGTACATACCCAGTTACTTAGACAAGGACGAGctatgtgtggtatgtggtgacAAAGCCACTGGGTATCATTATCGCTGCATCACTTGTGAAGGCTGCAAG GGATTTTTTAGAAGAACCATTCAGAAAAACCTCCATCCAACCTATTCCTGTAAATATGAAGGAAAATGTGTGATAGACAAAGTAACAAGAAATCAGTGCCAGGAATGTCGCTTCAAAAAATGCATCTTTGTTGGCATGGCAACAGATT TGGTGCTGGATGACAGCAAGCGGTTAGCAAAGAGAAAGCTGATAGAAGAAAATCGAGAGAAGAGACGTCGGGAGGAACTGCAGAAAACAATTGGGCACAAACCTGAACCAACAGATGAGGAGTGGGAGCTGATCAAAATTGTTACTGAAGCACATGTGGCCACCAATGCACAAGGAAGCCATTGGAAGCAAAAAAGGAAATTTCTG CCAGAAGATATTGGACAAGCACCAATAGTTAATGCCCCAGAAGGTGGGAAAGTTGATTTAGAAGCCTTCAGTCAGTTTACAAAAATTATCACACCAGCGATTACAAGAGTGGTGGATTTTGCCAAAAAGTTGCCTATGTTTTGTGAG CTGCCATGTGAAGACCAGATAATCCTTCTGAAAGGCTGCTGCATGGAAATAATGTCCCTCAGAGCAGCAGTGCGTTATGACCCCGAGAGCGAGACATTAACTCTAAATGGGGAGATGGCGGTGACGAGGGGCCAGCTAAAAAACGGAGGTCTCGGCGTAGTGTCTGATGCCATCTTTGACCTGGGCATGTCGCTGTCGTCATTTAACTTGGATGACACTGAggtcgcccttcttcaggctgtgCTGCTCATGTCATCAG ATCGCCCAGGTCTTGTCTGTGTTGAGAGGATAGAAAAATGTCAGGAAGGTTTCCTCCTGGCATTTGAACACTACATTAACTACAGAAAACATCATGTTGCACATTTTTGGCCAAAACTGCTGATGAAAGTGACAGACCTACGAATGATTGGAGCCTGCCATGCCAGCCGCTTCCTGCACATGAAGGTGGAATGCCCCACAGAACTTTTTCCTCCTTTGTTCTTGGAAGTGTTTGAGGATTAG